The window GTTGCTATTATAGTTTCTGCAGCTTTTAAGGCTAAATACCCTGCTCCAACTTATGAGATGGATGCAAATGGGTCAACCGTGCCAGAAGCTGATTACGTTTGGAGGATCATTTTGATGTTTGGGGCGCTCCCAGCTTTACTTACTTATTACTGGCGCATGAAGATGCCTGAAACTGCTCGTTACACTGCCTTAGTCGCCAAGAATGCAAAACAGGCTGCAGCAGATATGTCAAAAGTTCTTCAGGTTGACTTGGAAGCAGAACAGGAGAAGCTAGAGCCGAACAAAGGGAGTGATTTTGGCTTGTTCACCAGAGAATTTCTTCATCGACACGGACTTCACTTGCTTGGTACTACAAGTACTTGGTTTTTGTTGGACGTTGCCTTCTACAGTCAGAACCTGTTTCAAAAGGACATCTTTAGTGCCATTGGTTGGATTCCAAAGGCAAAAACCATGAACGCTCTTGAAGAAGTTTATAAAATTGCAAGAGCGCAAACTCTCATTGCCCTATGCAGCACTGTTCCTGGATATTGGTTCACTGTGGCATTGATTGATAAGATGGGGAgattcaaaattcaattgaTGGGCTTCTTCTTCATGACTGTGTTCATGTTTGCCTTGGCAATTCCATACCATCACTGGACTCTACCAGACAACAGAATTAGGTTCGTTATTATGTACTCCTTAACCTTCTTTTTCGCAAATTTCGGTCCAAATGCCACTACTATGAATTACTATGAATCTTCGAAGTCACATTAGGGAGTGCATTTATGTGTCTTATGTTGGAGCTTTGGATGCTGCTTGCACTTCTTGTGTAATAATATAAGATTTTTATATACGCTGTTGAATGTGAACATCTCTGAAATGTCATTTTTAACatctttaagatttttttttttataattggaggAGAGGGATTCGAACCTTATTTTTTAGGCAAAGAGATTATGCACAAAccaataaatcaaatacttGGGTGCTTTAACATCTTCAAGGTTGTTGATTGGAGATTTTGCTAATAATTTAGCTTAgcatttgaagaagaaaaattgtttGCTTCAACCCTATTTGATGAACACAATATTGAAGAAGAAGCTCATCAATTGAAATCGAAATATGTTTGTACTCTAGAGCCCATCCAAAAAAGGAAtttggattttaaaattcaaaaccgTGGTCTCAAATTCACAACAATGCATTCTCTTGCTCTAGCTTGTTTTAGTGCAATCAGATGAGTTCGTACTTTTATGTTATAATGTCTGTTTATGTGTAAACAACTATGTTTATAGTATCAAACTTAGTTAACCTTactgtttttatattttaatagttTAACTTACATCAATGTTCTCTTACATATGTCTCCTAGAGTCTGTCCATTGTTGTTCGGAAGACATTTGATTGCTATGGGAGCGAGCTTCTTCCGAAGGTAACCACGAGAGCACATGGAAAAGATGTCAACCCTGACATTGGAAGTTCTTGCTAGCTCTTGATTTGCCATAGGAACAGAGATTAGCCAGCTAGTTATTGTCCATGTAGAACCAAAGATGAACATGacaaaaaaaacagaaagaagCCTGCCTGCTAGAATAAACGCTTGTTTTCCTCCTTTGATATTTTAGCGGATGAATGATTGGTGGATTCAGTTTTCCTCCCTTGAGGAAGTAATTGATATATACTTCTCCTATTTTCTTAGccaaaggaaataaaagaagGGAAAATAAGATAAAGTAATTGGTGTCcacttctctctttttccttcatatTCTTCTCATTTCTTATATTATAACAaaactataatttttattttaagctttaaatcataaatatatatttattataattaagaGTATGGGAACATTTAATCTGTCTTTTACCATGTTAAAAATCATCGTCACAAAAAATtgttttctaaaatatttaacatcatcataataatattcctatctttaattttttttatagaatatTCATCTTTGATATTTAATTGGTAATTGcaacagaaaatattttaatataactaCGGACGACGGTACGGCCCACCCACGTGAATCAAAtggcctttttgtttttatgttctTTTGGGAGATTGACAGATTTCTTTGCTTTACACTGCTCTTTCTGTGAATGCCACGTACTtcacataaaaatattttgtttccAGAAAACGTGTCAgatgaaattattttctttttttttcttttttcatttgttcTGATTACAcgtgctttcttttcttccctctAAATTTGAtcttcgtttttttttttaatttataaaatcataagtattaaattttttttaataattatatcaGAGTATTTGATTCATTAGTTAATATATGATCCCTGTTTAAAGagtaaaaattcaaatcttcCCTCTctaattatcaaaaaaaataaatttctttaataattGTTTTAGATTAATAATCTATCtatctatatataaaatagaaGATCTAAAGGATAGAGTGTTATGAATTTCGAATGAGTtttgaatttatatataaaaattttcatttatctgataatttatattttaaattaaaaatatgaattcaTGATAATTACATCAtgttatcaaataattaaattttatattgagattttttttatttttacgagaaatttgaaatcaaaagaaaattcaatttttgagTTTCAGGTCTTGGTGATGTGCTACAATCaggagaaaaaagagaggcaaactgattgattaattaattgtttttcactttcaacaaaaatggagttaaaaagacaaaaacacTGAAATTCCCCTTGCTATTGGATCAATCCAACCCCTACGATCCTTTCCAAATCTATGGCCAATAAGATTGAGAcataaagagagaaagtgctCGGGACTGATGGGTACAACCCAACGCCATCACAATAAAGTTTTTGGCTCCAATGCACTGGCTACAAACACGATGTTTCTCCCACTATCCCAATGGACACTCTGTTTTTACCAACACCATTGCCTTACACAATTACACAATTGAGATAATAACTAAAGATTTacagataaaaaaaagattcaaaaaCGGATTAGTAGATATTTAGAATTAGGTTAAGAGATTCTTCAcgataatttttattgaaaactCCGAAGCTTATCCTTCGCATACATCATTAGGGTATTTGCGAAGAACAAAAACACCCACTTCCAATCAGTAATTCTCATTCCTTTGTCATTTAGTTATACACACTCTTCTCAAGCTTACCAAAAACACTCGCCTCTTCTACGAAAAGAAGaaatggagaagaaaaaacaaagcttCCTTGGaattaacaaaaattcatCCCCTTTTAACCTCTATATACAATACAGTAGCAAATACCCCTTCAAATATTAAGGCCTTGAGAAAAAAGCTTCGAAATTCAGCCTCCAGTTGTTATCCAAGGATGCCctgtaaaatttaaaacaaattaaaatttaaattctaaaaattaatgggtatttttcttctttccctagaaagaagaaagaaagagaaactaataATTGGAACATGTGGAAATTTGAGCTTACTTAGAACTTGTTCAGCAGAGAATCTTCTAGAAACATCTTTGCAGAGCATTTTTCTCAGAAGATCCTTAGCCGCCGGCGACACCGATTGGAAGACCCTGACAGGGAACCTCAGATTCCCTCTCAAAACCGCCTCAAAAATCTCCACAACCGTTTCCCCATAAAACGGTGGAAACCCCGCCAACATTATGTACAGAATGACACCGCAACTCCACACATCAACTTTCTCCCCGTATTCCCTCCCGTTCAAAACCTCCGGCGCCACGTAATACGGGGTCCCCACCACCCCTTGCATAGCCTCCGCCGCCACTTCAGCGGAACCGAAGTCCGTTAGCTTAACGGAATTTTTGGAATCGAACAGAATATTCTCCGGCTTGATATCACGGTGGACGATGCCGAGCTTGTGAATGTGGGCAAGGGCTTGGATGAGCTGGGTCATGATGGGTCGAGCTTGGGCTTCCGAGAAGGGACCATTGTGGATGATGAGATTGTAAAGGTCTTGAGAAGGAGGGCAGAGATCGAGGACCATGTGGAGATGAGAATCGTCTTCGTAGAGGTTGTGGAGGTGAATTATGTTCGGGTGAGGTGAAACTAAAGCAAGGATTTTCGGCTCGTTGAAGAGACATTGGGAGTCAAGAGAATCGCCGGTGGAGATTATACGTTTGTCGATGGATTTAACGGCGAATGATTCGCCTGAGCTCAATGAAACGCACCTGAAAACGACGCCGAATCTTCCCCGGCCGATCTCTTCGCAAACCTCGTAGCTTCTCTTCAATGCTTCAGTCATGGTTTCCCCTTTTCTTCCAGTTGgcctttatttcttttttaatattagcAGGGGGTATAAGTAGAGGGTTCAAGGAATGTTTGGGGAATATTCGGGGTAGCGAATAGGAAGACGACACTTGCTGGGATCGAAGGGTGGGAGATACTGTGACCGTTTGTAGACTTTGGATCCGAAAGCTGAAGTCGGTTGTCAAATGGAATTACGGGAATGCCCCTATTTTAGTCGACGTGGAATATCCGTACAGGAAGAAGTCCTTTGGCTTTGGGTTCGGTTTGGCAGTTGTATGGTTCGAGTCGTAGTTAGATACTTTTGGGTTAGGAAATTTGGGAACAGCATCCCGCGAAGTGGGGGCTGTTCTTAAGTTTGCCCAAATATTTTCGCCTTAATTACCATGTGTGCCATCGTTCTCgaatacaaaaacaaattaattaataagaatttattattatattaaatgttaatatttgatttgatatcATGTTCGAAATATTTtagattttcaaaattctttaattgtttatttaatttagttttaagttcttttatattttttttataattaaagaggagaaattcaaatttattttttaattaggaGGATAATGCACTAAGCAATGAGTCAAATACTTGAATGCTTCTCTATAGtttatattctttatttttcttataattacccattccttatttaatctagtttaattaataaaattttttcaaaaaggtATATTAATAGCATTGCATgctgaaaaaagaaagtatcCAATAAAATTAAGGAATTCATTATATTTGATGTGACAAATTTGTGAAGGGCATAAGATCATCAGTAATTGATGAAACTTTACTTATATGTGGTTATGACTTGAATAATGAGAACAATGTCATCATGGTATttctatttctctctttttcttgttaggaatttttttttggagagGATTATATTAGTTATTTGGTTTATATTGGGAGTTTAAAAATCTTCTGTCACTAAAAAAGGAATTTAGAATCTTCATAAATAAGTTTGagttaattttgaatttttattgcgTATCTTATCCAACTGAATATGctgattttataatttttaatatatattttatttataattaaacaGATACATGGTAGAATATAAACTTTGTGAATCTATATACGAATGGATTGATGGAACAAGTATTATGACTAATTAATTAGGACAATATATCTattgcaaaagaaaatttgaggACTACCTATTAATTAAATGAAAgccaaaaaatttttttgtgtgtTGATAATGTTATAAACCTGTATAACATGATGATAATTTATCATAATAAGGCTTGCATTGGAATATCTACGGACTTGAATGATCAGAAGGTATGACCATcaatattttgtttgtttctttttttggaaatTGCTTGGTATTTTCGTGACATATGGGGGGCTAGGGCCACCACTCAAGTCATGAAAAGTCAGGTGCTAACATGCAAAGATTTGTCTCCCAAACATGAGCTTACTGTTGGAAAATGGCTTGACAAGTGATGAGTTCCACAATAatttcaagcaagaaaaatatatattccaCCTCCATTTAccagaagaaaagaaagaaaaagcatgGAATCGACCAAGTATTGCTGTATGATTCAGATTTTTTGTGTGGATCTAGCCAGCACTTCCATGCCTCCAAAGCAAAgtttcctttcatctttttatagacacaaaaaaaaaaaaaaggaccgTGAAAACATCACAATTCTAGTTAAAGAAATTGCCACTAGGGATGACAATGATGTCTTGCCAATTGCCATGTAGGAGAGACAACGCCAATGTCAAAAACAATTTCAGACCATTTGAAGCTTTTTGGTTGGAGCTCATTACGGGCAAACGAGCGCAAGTGGGGCACCTTTAACCAAAGAAATCTGTGATGAAGTCGTGAGGGAAGGGACATGAGGCTTTGCTTTTCATTGACTTTTCGAGTAAGCAAGGGGTGTGTAACACACAGTCACccatttcatatatatatatatatctattcCTACGGAGTCCGGACAATGTAAGGTAGAAGGCAAGGACGATCATAGAAATACGAAATGGGTAACTGTGGGTTAAAGAGTTGGTGTAATGCTTTCGTGCTTGGACCATTCAccaaattttgttgaaagaaaggaagaaggtAATTGATTACTTGGTGGAcaaatgtcaaaattattCTATTCCTCTTTTTCTAATCAATTAACATAGATTAcgttttcttttcataaagaaaaaggaagaatggCAGAATTACAAGGCTGTTTGGGGCTTACGCCAACAAACAAATCATAAGAACGCAGATAATttcttcatactttgttttcCAGCTCCTCCGAGATGGGGATTTCAGTGTTCTAATAGAAGCTAGCTAGCTTCTGCATCTTGTTTTCGTAACCAAGAGTCAGCTTCCTTTGAAACTGTGGAATCTTTTACACGTAAACTTGCTCCTCGTACAAGTTAACAAGTCAACATACTAGACCTGATTTCACGACCATGAACCAAAATCCCAATTGGCTTATGTCCAATTTCTTTGTTAGTTTATGACTTAGCTTCAGAGAAATTAATAAAGTCTTTAAGACTTCACTGTCACTCGCCGCATTGCGTCCccaattgaaaatttatttcgAAAGTCTCAACGTAGAGACCGAGGACCCTAGTCCATGTGGATTGACAGACCTAGGAAGCTCAGCACAAAGCAAAATATCCCACTAGTAATAAACTACTTTTATGGCCAGCCTGATTGTTGTCATTCTTGTCTCCTACTTCTTTCTTACTTTCGTCTGAGGACAACAATATGGTGAGTCATACAGCAGTTTCCAGTGAATTTCCATGCGAGATAATGTTTTGATGGGgtcactttgtttttttccatGTTTTATCATTGTAATTTACTGGCAAAGGATTGGCAGTGCTTTCATGTCCACCAAAAACCAAAGATTTGTACAGATCAATGACCACCCATTTTTACTTGCTTGTGTTGTTTGCACCAACGTTAATTGACTGCAATTCCTCAATTTAAAATGGTTATATATGATTCCTTTTGGATATATAGTTGCTCACGTAGGCACCATGCCGCTTCTAGCAGTATAACAAGGACAAAGAACTAGGATtaataaacaaacaaacaaaatccCTCCATGGAATTAGTGTCATGGTGAGTCATCGAACCATTCATCGTATTTCCAcgaatttcatttcattacCTAATCCACATTCTGATTGGCTTTGTCTTGATCTAGCAACCCTTAATCAAAATCCAATTACTTAATTTAAACAAAGTAATCTTAATCAGCCATTGATAATGTCCTTGGACGGCCTTTGTCGTAACCAAAATTCTAAATCCCCAGAAGATACCATACGTTAGTATGAACACAGTATTTCCAGCTGTCGATTAATGTGTTGATATTTTCCAGGAATGAATTTTGTTTAAGcaagctgatgatgatgaggttTTTGTAGTTTTATGGCTGATTGATGAGGTTGGATTCAAGGTTTGACATAATTTATCATAGATAAAACTTTTGGGGACAAAAACGTTTTCCCTACGATACTTATTAAAAGCAATCAACCTTAGAATTATTGTCcacaatattattataattagtaTTTGCATACGCTAATTGACAAAATAGTCAACTTACTCAAACAAAAGGATTCCATTTTGCTAATCTACGCAACTTCTTGGCTGGAAATTAGCAATAAAGACATTTTAGAATATGTTATAACTCGATTATGCACTCACAAGACAAGAGCGGAATTAGGAGTTTTTCTTAGTGAtgtcatattttaaattttttttttcaatcttaGATTTATTGAGGGAGTACTCAGATCAAATTCAACATGACTTTACTTAGaagaatattattaaatatcatgGTTAGTAGAattttgttgttattattCAGGATTTGAGTCTTGTgacacaaattttttttaaaatatcttttcatgatttatttatttaaaagtataaaactagttaaaaattactattcattagtaaaaattaaaatattaaaattaaataaaatataattttacatAATAAATTATCAGGTTTAGTGACTAACAATATGACAATTTTCTATTCATTaatcaaaactaaatataacCATCCACAAACCACATAAAGTTtaatacaaaaatcaaataatatatctacaaaataaataaatataaagaaagactcacaatttcaagatattattTGACTTGTAATACTATATTTTCTATTAGTTGGATTATAATTATGAATCCAAATTATCAAACTaatcaagaaaatatttagacatgaagtatttaaaaacttaatttgggttgaaaattatttacaattgAAGTCTAGATGAGTTGTTTTGACAGAATGAAAAACACATTTCGAGGACCAAGAAGGGGaaggatttgaattgttaGACAGAGAAAGTAGTTTaagttttaacttttttaataaaatcttaaattataaaaaaaaaaaattttatctttccttacagtatttaaatattaatacataaattacttaatttttgataaatcaTTTTTACTTGGAGTCTTTGACCACACTTCttgtaaaattgtaaaaaaaaaaatgagttcATTAGTATATTAACTACCCTAAATCTCGAATAAATtgtgtaaaaattaaaatattttaagaagtGAGTGGTGTCATGTGACACCACTCCTTCCAACATGGGTCCGTCAATGCTGCAAGGTTAATTACGGGTTTACAATACTTTCAAACATTTGAtgatgagtttttttttttccacatatactgtaaaaaaattcttttatttaactaaaacGAAAATGTAAATGCAATCACACTCAATGtcaactgttttttttttttttggtcaatATGATAGCTGACTAGGCAAGTCGACATGATCACATGACAGATCCAAAACTCAAAATAACCTTCtctacttttctttaattggagtattttttctaaaatcctcttctttttctccaagcctggaaaaatagaatatttaaatataataaaatttcaatttttttgaaatttaaagaaaacatgtttttttttaaaaaaaaaactattccaattaaagaaaaaaaggaggagagaagtggaaaatagttTCTTTTTAGTGATACCGATTACCGATAATTTTGAGTTCTGATTTTGTCATATGATCATCTTATCCAATTATGTCATATATCAcgtgaataaaaaatattagttGACATTGGGGTTTGCCgacaattaatttttcattaagattaagagtttatttgatttaaattaaaaattgaaaaactgTTATGAACCCccaataaaaaattgaaaagcttAATTGAATAAACGGGTGTAGTAcataaacatttttaaaaaatttaaaccttTTTTAATACATTAGGAAGAACACCAATTAATAAGCagaacaaatttttttatgcgGAGTTTGTTCGAACTtaatttataatgttattatGTGGACTACTATAAGGGGTAAAAACATTCAACTATCATTGTAGTTAAACAGGTTATTTTCAGAATttaatgtttattttcttACTCGAAAGTTAGAATAATATGTAATTTCGTAAAATGTTTCCCCACACATAAAGGGCCCAGCAGAAATTGGGCTTAAGCCGACCGTTCTAGACCCGCAAGCCGAGAACATCCGCCCACCGTTACCCAAAATGAGGCCCAATATGTGGCCCACTAAGCCCACTTCCGTTGTTAGTGAGCAACTCCCACAGGTTGGGAGActgttcaattttctttccCCTCCTACCAAATATGGTCTTATGATCAGCGTAGAGACAGTTGTTTTGAATGAAGTGCAGTCGGTAGAACCTGATGCAATACGACCCAAACTCCAGAAAACAGATGTGTGAGGGCATAATTTCTCACTCTCAACCTGCATCAGAATGCATTTGTACATGCGGCATTTTTTGGCCTGTCTCTATCATTCCAAGTAACTATGTATGCAACCATTCCTCATAAACATGGATTGACTGATCCCAGAGGCACAAAAATACTAGATTTCATAAACCACAACAACAAAACTAAAGTCCATCAAGTGCAAAACAGCTTACTAGACTTACTAAATGTCCTGGATTACATTCATCAGAGGTATAAGAGGGTAGATAAAAGATAAAGACAGCTTTGTTTATTTGCTACAAGACCTAACCTTAATTACATACGTATAAACTTGTTTGCAAGAACGTATGGGTGGGATCGTTGTATACTAGGAGCAACAGCTAAAAGGGCAGGATATGCAGACAGCCGATTAGAGCATGTGATGGGAAACATTGAGTTAGACGGGCCAAAATGAAACAGAGACctctttgattttcttgatCAGTAGGACATTGCCTGGGAATAGGAGAGAGATACCGGC is drawn from Theobroma cacao cultivar B97-61/B2 chromosome 4, Criollo_cocoa_genome_V2, whole genome shotgun sequence and contains these coding sequences:
- the LOC18603213 gene encoding phosphoenolpyruvate carboxylase kinase 1 encodes the protein MTEALKRSYEVCEEIGRGRFGVVFRCVSLSSGESFAVKSIDKRIISTGDSLDSQCLFNEPKILALVSPHPNIIHLHNLYEDDSHLHMVLDLCPPSQDLYNLIIHNGPFSEAQARPIMTQLIQALAHIHKLGIVHRDIKPENILFDSKNSVKLTDFGSAEVAAEAMQGVVGTPYYVAPEVLNGREYGEKVDVWSCGVILYIMLAGFPPFYGETVVEIFEAVLRGNLRFPVRVFQSVSPAAKDLLRKMLCKDVSRRFSAEQVLRHPWITTGG